From Burkholderia savannae, a single genomic window includes:
- the hpaI gene encoding 4-hydroxy-2-oxoheptanedioate aldolase yields MNATTSTPALNPFKAALAGKRRQIGFWLAMSDPYLAEVSATAGFDWLLIDGEHAPNDVRSILAQLQAVAPYRAEPIVRPVTGDPALIKRLLDIGARTLLVPMVDTADDARALVAAVRYPPRGVRGVGSAVGRASRWSARTDYLDIADDEACLLVQAETVTALANLEAICEVDGVDGVFIGPADLAASMGHRGDPAHPDVRRAIEAAIRTIVASGKAAGTLTSEPALARRYFDLGCTFVAVGVDILMFAGGARRLAGAFLGGAEG; encoded by the coding sequence ATGAACGCAACAACGTCAACGCCCGCACTTAATCCCTTCAAGGCCGCGCTCGCCGGCAAGCGCCGGCAGATCGGCTTCTGGCTCGCGATGAGTGACCCGTATCTCGCCGAAGTGAGCGCGACGGCCGGTTTCGACTGGCTGCTGATCGACGGCGAGCACGCGCCGAACGACGTGCGCAGCATCCTCGCGCAGTTGCAGGCCGTCGCGCCGTATCGCGCGGAGCCGATCGTGCGCCCCGTGACGGGCGACCCCGCGCTCATCAAGCGCCTGCTCGACATCGGCGCGCGCACGCTGCTCGTGCCGATGGTCGACACTGCCGACGACGCGCGCGCGCTCGTCGCCGCGGTTCGCTATCCGCCGCGCGGGGTGCGCGGCGTGGGCAGCGCGGTCGGCCGCGCGTCGCGCTGGAGCGCGCGCACCGATTATCTCGACATCGCGGACGACGAGGCCTGCCTGCTCGTGCAGGCGGAGACCGTGACCGCGCTCGCGAACCTCGAAGCGATCTGCGAGGTCGACGGTGTCGACGGCGTGTTCATCGGCCCGGCCGATCTCGCGGCGTCGATGGGGCATCGCGGCGATCCCGCGCATCCGGACGTGCGGCGTGCGATCGAGGCGGCGATCCGGACGATCGTCGCTTCGGGGAAGGCGGCGGGCACGCTGACGTCGGAGCCGGCGCTCGCGCGACGCTATTTCGATCTCGGCTGCACGTTCGTCGCGGTCGGAGTCGACATCCTGATGTTTGCCGGCGGCGCGCGCAGGCTGGCGGGCGCGTTTCTCGGAGGCGCGGAGGGGTGA
- a CDS encoding MFS transporter has product MQHTPQRGTRSNVRWIVAGLMWAAIAINYIDRTVLSAAAPHIQKEFHLGPVEMGIVMSAFFWSYALLQLPAGMLADRCGQKKVLGFAVLWWSLATAVTGLSNGFKSLVALRVALGVGEAGAYPSNAGITARWFPKAERATVAAIFDSGSKLGSAIALPLIAWLIAAFDWRVTFAATGALGIVWSAAWFVVFKDSPARHKRVNAAELAHIRGGQPAARTDAGAPRMPWYRLLAHRNVCAMCIGFFMINYNSYFFITWLPTYLVKERGMGLMEMGFMASLPLFVSMFVEVLAGWASDRVHASGRLSLTATRKLFLVVGLVMASSIGLAAFAQSAALAVFLLCVAKSGMTVAASQVWALPADVAPGNSVSMVAGLQNMVSNLGGVVGPIVTGAIVGATGSFMPALVFSAALIGVAIVNYLFLLGKVEPIVFNHNVSGPALHERNNVNART; this is encoded by the coding sequence ATGCAGCACACCCCGCAACGCGGCACGCGCTCGAACGTGCGCTGGATCGTCGCCGGCCTGATGTGGGCGGCGATCGCGATCAACTATATCGACCGCACCGTGCTGTCGGCCGCCGCGCCGCACATCCAGAAGGAATTCCATCTGGGCCCGGTCGAGATGGGCATCGTGATGTCGGCGTTCTTCTGGTCGTACGCGCTGCTGCAATTGCCGGCCGGCATGCTCGCCGATCGCTGCGGGCAGAAGAAGGTGCTCGGCTTCGCGGTGTTGTGGTGGTCGCTCGCGACCGCGGTGACGGGGCTGTCGAACGGCTTCAAGTCGCTTGTCGCGCTGCGCGTCGCGCTCGGCGTCGGCGAGGCGGGCGCGTACCCGAGCAACGCGGGCATCACCGCGCGCTGGTTTCCGAAGGCGGAGCGCGCGACGGTGGCCGCGATCTTCGACAGCGGCTCGAAGCTCGGCAGCGCGATCGCGCTGCCGCTGATCGCGTGGCTGATCGCGGCGTTCGACTGGCGCGTCACGTTCGCGGCGACGGGCGCGCTCGGCATCGTCTGGAGCGCGGCGTGGTTCGTCGTGTTCAAGGATTCTCCCGCGCGGCACAAGCGCGTGAACGCGGCCGAGCTCGCGCACATCCGCGGCGGGCAGCCTGCCGCGCGCACGGACGCCGGCGCGCCGCGCATGCCGTGGTATCGGCTGCTCGCGCACCGCAACGTCTGCGCGATGTGCATCGGCTTCTTCATGATCAACTACAACTCGTACTTCTTCATCACGTGGCTGCCGACCTATCTCGTCAAGGAGCGCGGGATGGGGCTGATGGAGATGGGCTTCATGGCGTCGCTGCCGCTGTTCGTGTCGATGTTCGTCGAGGTGCTCGCGGGCTGGGCGTCGGACCGCGTTCATGCGTCGGGCCGGCTGTCGCTGACCGCGACGCGCAAGCTGTTCCTCGTCGTCGGCCTCGTGATGGCGTCGAGCATCGGGCTCGCCGCGTTCGCTCAGTCGGCGGCGCTCGCGGTGTTTCTGCTGTGCGTGGCGAAATCGGGGATGACCGTCGCCGCGTCGCAGGTGTGGGCGCTGCCCGCGGACGTCGCGCCGGGCAACTCCGTGTCGATGGTGGCCGGATTGCAGAACATGGTGTCGAACCTCGGCGGCGTCGTCGGGCCGATCGTCACGGGCGCGATCGTCGGCGCAACCGGCTCGTTCATGCCCGCGCTCGTGTTTTCTGCCGCGCTGATCGGCGTCGCGATCGTCAATTACCTGTTCCTGCTCGGCAAGGTCGAGCCCATCGTTTTCAACCACAACGTTTCCGGACCGGCTCTTCATGAACGCAACAACGTCAACGCCCGCACTTAA
- a CDS encoding UxaA family hydrolase translates to MSQQRPAGAGPLIRLHAADNVLIARDALSLGQTLALDGVAVRIRAQVPPGHKVAAAPIARGEPIRKYDAVIGRAARDIAPGEHVHTHNVELVDFARDPGFGLDVQPVDYVAAAERATFDGIVRPDGRVATRNFIGILASVNCSATVIRQIAARFTQERLAAFPNVDGVVAFAQTSGCGMSSPSEHFDVLRRTLAGYARHPNLAGGLIVGLGCERNQVADLIASQELDTGRLMRTLVMQETGGTRATIEAGVAAIEAMLPAANDVVRRPVPASHLKIGLECGGSDGFSGITANPALGAAMDLLVRHGGTAILSETPEIHGVEYMLTRRAVSPEVGRKLLERLAWWERYTRGHNGQFNGVVGPGNQQGGLANIFEKSLGSAMKGGTTPLQAVYEYAEPIDRAGFVFMDSPGYDPVAVTGQIASGANLICFTTGRGSMFGSKPAPTLKLASNTPMFERLGEDMDINCGRILDGERTVEEMGREIFEHILRAASGARTKSELLGLGDHEFVPWHLGIVS, encoded by the coding sequence ATGTCGCAGCAACGCCCGGCAGGCGCCGGTCCCCTGATCCGGCTGCACGCGGCCGACAACGTGCTGATCGCGCGCGACGCGCTGTCGCTTGGCCAGACGCTCGCGCTCGACGGCGTCGCGGTGCGGATTCGCGCGCAGGTGCCGCCCGGCCACAAGGTCGCGGCCGCGCCGATCGCGCGCGGCGAGCCGATCCGCAAGTACGACGCGGTGATCGGCCGTGCGGCGCGCGACATCGCGCCGGGCGAGCACGTGCACACGCACAACGTCGAGCTCGTCGATTTCGCGCGCGATCCGGGCTTCGGCCTCGACGTGCAGCCCGTCGACTACGTGGCCGCCGCCGAGCGCGCGACGTTCGACGGCATCGTGCGCCCGGACGGGCGCGTCGCGACGCGCAACTTCATCGGCATCCTCGCGTCGGTGAACTGCTCGGCGACCGTAATCCGGCAGATCGCCGCGCGATTCACGCAAGAGCGGCTCGCCGCGTTCCCGAACGTCGACGGCGTCGTCGCGTTCGCGCAGACGAGCGGCTGCGGGATGTCGTCGCCGAGCGAGCATTTCGACGTGCTGCGCCGCACGCTCGCGGGCTATGCGCGCCATCCGAATCTCGCAGGGGGCCTGATCGTCGGACTTGGTTGCGAGCGCAACCAGGTCGCGGATCTGATCGCGTCGCAAGAGCTCGACACGGGCCGGCTGATGCGCACGCTCGTGATGCAGGAGACGGGCGGCACGCGCGCGACGATCGAAGCGGGCGTCGCCGCGATCGAAGCGATGCTGCCCGCCGCGAACGACGTCGTGCGGCGGCCGGTGCCGGCGAGCCATCTGAAGATCGGCCTCGAATGCGGCGGCTCCGACGGCTTTTCCGGCATCACCGCGAACCCCGCGCTCGGCGCGGCGATGGATCTGCTCGTGCGGCACGGCGGCACCGCGATCCTGTCGGAGACGCCCGAGATCCACGGCGTCGAATACATGCTGACGCGCCGCGCGGTGTCGCCGGAAGTCGGCCGCAAGCTGCTCGAGCGCCTCGCGTGGTGGGAACGCTACACGCGCGGCCACAACGGCCAGTTCAACGGCGTCGTCGGCCCCGGCAACCAGCAGGGCGGCCTTGCGAACATCTTCGAGAAATCGCTCGGCTCGGCGATGAAGGGCGGCACGACGCCGTTGCAGGCCGTCTACGAATACGCGGAGCCGATCGATCGCGCGGGCTTCGTGTTCATGGATTCGCCGGGCTACGACCCGGTGGCCGTCACCGGGCAGATCGCGAGCGGCGCGAACCTGATCTGCTTCACGACGGGCCGCGGCTCGATGTTCGGCTCGAAGCCCGCGCCGACGCTCAAGCTCGCGAGCAACACGCCGATGTTCGAGCGGCTCGGGGAGGACATGGACATCAACTGCGGGCGGATTCTCGACGGCGAGCGCACGGTCGAGGAGATGGGGCGCGAGATCTTCGAGCACATCCTGCGCGCGGCGTCCGGCGCGCGGACGAAGAGCGAATTGCTCGGGCTCGGCGATCACGAGTTCGTGCCTTGGCATCTCGGGATCGTCAGCTAG
- a CDS encoding LacI family DNA-binding transcriptional regulator gives MNDLAKLVGVTKVTVSRALNTPELVSADTRERVLAAVRQTGYTPDLVAGSLASNRSRLIVALIPTIAGSVFQETVAALTNELAAAGYQLLIGQSGYDDSREDALIDAVIGRRPAGIVLTGVAHSEHARGKLRASGIPVVETWDLTRSPLDMLVGFSHREVGEAAARYLQRRGARRPAVVTPSDRRAQVRTQAFVDAFGAAAAIPVIAAESPASLGDGRRALGELLERMPDVDAIFCGADVLALGVLMEASHRGIAVPQRLRVLGYGDQTFAKDTTPALTTIRIDGTGIGKLAASLLIERIERDADERRVVDVGFTLVERDSA, from the coding sequence CTGAACGATCTCGCGAAGCTGGTGGGCGTCACGAAAGTCACGGTGTCGCGCGCGCTGAACACGCCCGAGCTCGTGTCGGCCGACACGCGCGAGCGCGTGCTCGCCGCGGTCCGTCAGACGGGCTACACGCCCGATCTCGTCGCCGGCTCGCTCGCGTCGAACCGCAGCCGGCTGATCGTCGCGCTGATCCCGACGATCGCGGGCAGCGTGTTCCAGGAGACGGTCGCCGCGCTGACGAACGAGCTCGCGGCGGCCGGCTACCAGTTGCTGATCGGCCAGAGCGGCTACGACGATTCGCGCGAGGACGCGCTCATCGACGCGGTGATCGGCCGGCGCCCGGCCGGCATCGTGCTGACGGGCGTCGCGCATTCGGAGCACGCGCGCGGCAAGCTGCGCGCGTCGGGCATTCCGGTCGTCGAGACGTGGGATCTGACGCGCTCGCCGCTCGACATGCTGGTCGGCTTCTCGCACCGCGAGGTCGGCGAAGCCGCCGCGCGCTATTTGCAGCGGCGCGGCGCGCGCCGGCCCGCCGTCGTCACGCCGAGCGACCGGCGCGCGCAAGTGCGCACGCAAGCGTTCGTCGACGCGTTCGGCGCGGCGGCCGCAATCCCGGTAATCGCCGCCGAATCGCCCGCGTCGCTCGGCGACGGCCGGCGCGCGCTCGGCGAGCTGCTCGAACGCATGCCGGACGTCGACGCGATCTTCTGCGGCGCCGACGTCCTCGCGCTCGGCGTGCTGATGGAGGCGAGCCATCGCGGAATCGCGGTGCCGCAACGGCTGCGCGTGCTCGGCTACGGCGACCAGACCTTCGCGAAGGACACGACGCCCGCGCTGACGACGATCCGCATCGACGGCACCGGCATCGGCAAGCTCGCCGCGTCGCTCCTGATCGAGCGGATCGAGCGCGATGCCGACGAGCGGCGCGTCGTCGACGTCGGCTTCACGCTCGTCGAACGCGACAGCGCGTAG
- a CDS encoding alpha/beta hydrolase: MDFTRRSLLGAALAGALDAAVPCAHAQAAGRATPTPTSPSPQPDDAPRAAPDETIPLWPGPAPDPIATTGAGDGERSGKHGSVSHVARPRLNVYRPARGTGGAALVIAGGGYDHVELGNESTPMCTWLKALGVTAFELVYRLPEQGWSRLAPLQDGQRAMRVIRARAKRDGFDPARIAIVGFSAGGHLAGMTAVEPDARRYASVDDADRESARPDLAALLYPVLTLMPPFDRTRTRLHIVGAHPAQADSEALSANLHVSPRTPPTFLAHAFDDPIAPIDNSLLMASALRAAQVSVELHAFQTGGHGWGMGKPGSAVRAWPALFEQWARLNRLLP; encoded by the coding sequence ATGGACTTCACCCGACGCAGCCTGCTCGGCGCCGCGCTCGCCGGCGCGCTCGACGCGGCCGTGCCGTGCGCGCACGCGCAGGCCGCCGGGCGCGCGACGCCAACACCGACATCACCGTCGCCGCAGCCGGACGACGCGCCGCGCGCCGCTCCCGACGAAACGATTCCGCTGTGGCCCGGCCCCGCACCCGACCCGATCGCGACGACGGGCGCGGGCGACGGCGAGCGGAGCGGCAAGCACGGCAGCGTGTCGCATGTCGCGCGGCCGCGGCTCAACGTCTATCGCCCCGCGCGCGGCACCGGCGGCGCGGCGCTCGTGATCGCGGGCGGCGGCTACGACCACGTCGAGCTCGGCAACGAGAGCACGCCGATGTGCACGTGGCTGAAGGCGCTGGGCGTCACCGCATTCGAGCTCGTCTACCGGCTTCCCGAGCAAGGCTGGTCCCGGCTCGCGCCGCTGCAGGACGGCCAGCGCGCGATGCGCGTGATTCGCGCGCGCGCGAAGCGCGACGGCTTCGACCCCGCGCGGATCGCGATCGTCGGCTTTTCCGCGGGCGGGCATCTCGCCGGGATGACCGCCGTCGAGCCCGACGCACGACGCTACGCGAGCGTCGACGACGCCGATCGCGAATCCGCGCGCCCCGATCTCGCCGCGCTGCTCTATCCGGTGCTGACGCTGATGCCGCCGTTCGACCGCACGCGCACGCGCCTGCACATCGTCGGCGCGCATCCGGCACAGGCGGACAGCGAGGCGCTGTCGGCGAACCTGCACGTGAGTCCGCGCACGCCGCCGACGTTTCTCGCGCACGCGTTCGACGATCCGATCGCGCCGATCGACAACAGCCTGCTGATGGCGAGCGCGCTGCGCGCAGCGCAGGTGAGCGTCGAGCTGCACGCGTTCCAGACGGGCGGCCACGGCTGGGGGATGGGCAAGCCCGGCAGCGCCGTGCGCGCATGGCCCGCGCTCTTCGAGCAATGGGCGCGGCTGAACCGGTTGCTGCCGTGA
- a CDS encoding phospholipase C, producing the protein MFRRALIATACAGSAIALHACGGTDSSAPVTSQNALQTATPIKHLVVIYGENVSFDHYFGTYPSAANPPGEPAFSAASGTPSVNGLSGLLLTANPNATNPANGTGATNPFRLDRTQAATADQNHAYTAEEQAYDNGLADLFPKYTGNGSSGGAGAFGTTGQVMGYFDGNTVTALWNYAQRFAMSDNAYTSTYGPSTPGALNVIAGQTNGMQIVKTSKAASTLAKTSYYINDGQGGLTMINDVDPGYDMCSSQTDQAMMSGKNIGDLLNARNITWGGFMGGFNLSTTNANGTTGCKRSTIATAVNAATTDYIPHHNWFQYYASTANPQHTRPSSTAAIGSSVQTDGKTPEPANHQYDSDDFFAAVKAGNFPSVSFLKAPAAQDAHAGYSDPLDEQQFVTNVINFLQQQPDWQNTAVIITYDDSDGWYDHAYASPTRASFDAVDQLNGNGACGSGTATTGINGAPVNGRCGPGTRIPFVVVSPWAKQNYVSHTLIDQASVVRFIEDNWLGGQRIGGGSFDATAGDMRDLFNFTGTVNAAPLYLDPTLGTKVAAAPSM; encoded by the coding sequence ATGTTTCGTCGAGCCTTGATCGCCACCGCGTGCGCCGGATCGGCCATCGCCCTCCATGCCTGCGGCGGCACCGACAGCTCCGCGCCCGTCACGTCGCAGAACGCGTTGCAAACCGCGACGCCGATCAAGCACCTCGTCGTGATCTACGGCGAGAACGTGTCGTTCGACCACTACTTCGGCACCTATCCGAGCGCCGCGAACCCGCCGGGCGAGCCGGCGTTCAGCGCGGCGTCGGGCACGCCGTCGGTCAACGGCCTGTCGGGCCTCCTGCTCACCGCGAATCCGAACGCGACGAATCCGGCGAACGGCACGGGCGCGACGAATCCGTTCCGCCTCGACCGCACGCAGGCCGCGACGGCCGACCAGAACCACGCGTACACGGCCGAAGAGCAGGCATACGACAACGGCCTCGCCGATCTCTTCCCGAAATACACGGGCAACGGCTCGAGCGGCGGCGCGGGCGCGTTCGGCACGACGGGCCAGGTGATGGGCTACTTCGACGGCAACACGGTGACGGCGCTGTGGAACTACGCGCAGCGCTTCGCGATGAGCGACAACGCGTATACGTCGACCTACGGCCCGTCGACGCCGGGCGCGCTCAACGTGATCGCCGGCCAGACCAACGGGATGCAGATCGTGAAGACGTCGAAGGCCGCATCGACGCTCGCGAAGACGTCGTACTACATCAACGACGGCCAGGGCGGCCTCACGATGATCAATGACGTCGACCCCGGCTACGACATGTGCTCGAGCCAGACCGATCAGGCGATGATGTCCGGCAAGAACATCGGCGATCTGCTGAACGCGCGCAACATCACGTGGGGCGGCTTCATGGGCGGCTTCAACCTGTCGACGACGAACGCGAACGGCACGACAGGCTGCAAGCGCAGCACGATCGCGACCGCCGTGAACGCGGCGACGACCGACTACATCCCGCACCACAACTGGTTCCAGTATTACGCGTCGACGGCGAACCCGCAGCACACGCGCCCGAGCTCCACCGCGGCGATCGGCTCGAGCGTGCAGACGGACGGCAAGACGCCTGAGCCCGCGAACCATCAGTACGATTCGGACGACTTCTTCGCGGCCGTGAAGGCGGGCAACTTCCCGTCGGTCAGCTTCCTGAAGGCGCCCGCCGCGCAGGATGCGCACGCCGGCTACTCCGATCCGCTCGACGAGCAGCAGTTCGTGACGAATGTCATCAACTTCCTGCAGCAGCAGCCCGACTGGCAGAACACCGCGGTGATCATCACCTACGACGACTCGGACGGCTGGTACGACCATGCGTACGCGAGCCCGACGCGCGCGTCGTTCGACGCGGTCGATCAACTGAACGGCAACGGCGCGTGCGGCTCCGGCACGGCGACGACGGGCATCAACGGCGCGCCCGTCAACGGCCGCTGCGGCCCGGGCACGCGGATTCCGTTCGTGGTCGTGTCGCCGTGGGCGAAGCAGAACTACGTGAGCCACACGCTGATCGATCAGGCGTCGGTGGTCCGCTTCATCGAGGACAACTGGCTCGGCGGCCAGCGGATCGGCGGCGGCTCGTTCGACGCGACGGCAGGCGACATGCGCGATCTGTTCAACTTCACCGGCACGGTGAACGCGGCGCCGCTGTACCTCGATCCGACGCTCGGCACGAAGGTCGCGGCGGCGCCCTCGATGTGA